CTTCCACATCAACTGGATTGTTTGGTACGAAAAAGATACTTGCACCTGACTTAGCTGCCGAAATAACCTTCTTATCAGCCCCACCAATGTCACCTACTTTTCCATCCTGCTCGATAGTCCCCGTACCAGCAATAATTCGACCATCACGTAAGTCAGGCTCTGCGAGTTGAGTATAGATGGCAAGTGTAAACATCAGACCAGCACTTGGACCACCAATATCTCCCGTTTGAAAATCAATCGGAATCGAACTTTGAACCTCTGTATGATCTACGAGAGTGATGCCGATTCCGTTTTTGCCATTAGACAATTTGATAATCTTACCGTCCGCAGATTTCTCCTGGCCAGCGCTAATATAACCAACTGTTACATCACTTCCTAGTTCCAAGCCACTCACATATTTAATCAAATCAGGAGAAGACTCAAATGTTTTTCCATTGATACTCACAACAGTATCGGCAATATTAAGAACTTTTTTAAAGGTCGAATCATCCGCCAAGGCAAGTACATAGACACCAAAGAAATCAAGATTGACTTCTTTTCCTGCCAAGGTCAAACCTTGATACTTTGCCATATTTTGCGATGTCTCCATGTAAAACTGTGCTATACGGAAATACTCTTCATTGTCGGCTCCTCCTGTCATCTCTTCAGAGGAGCGAACTGTCGTATAGGGATCAAACTGAGCAGCGAATAGTTGTAAAGCTGTAGCTTGTTGGACTGATACATAGGTGAAGTTGTAAGAGCCATCCTCTTGGTCTATTTGATTGTTCACCGTTAGTACCTGACGAATATCGGCAGCTCCACCTGGACTTTCCAGATAATAAGGCAGACGAACAAAAACGGCAAACCAAATCAAAAGAGTTCCTAAAACAATAGACGCAATTAGGGTTAACTTCCTATTTTTCTTCATTCTTTCTAATCTCCTCACTAACAATTTCTGGAACATAAGGGCCTATGTCCTGTTTGAAATACAGCAATTCTCGAACCTGGCTGGATGATACGAACTTAAGCTCTGGCTTGGCGATTAAATAAATAGTTTCCAAATCTGGCGCCAACTGACGATTGTAAAAATCAAAACTTGACTCGTATTCCAAATCGGTCGCATTACGCAATCCTCGGACCAAATGTGTTACTCCATAGCGCTTAGCTACATCGACTACCAATTCATTTTCAGACAGAACGACCTCGATATTCTCCATTCCTACAAAAAGCTTCTCCAAAATGGCTTTTCTCTCCAAGCCCGTCAAGAGT
This region of Streptococcus suis genomic DNA includes:
- the coaD gene encoding pantetheine-phosphate adenylyltransferase, giving the protein MSDKIGLFTGSFDPITNGHLDLIERASGLFDKLYVGVFTNPKKAGLLTGLERKAILEKLFVGMENIEVVLSENELVVDVAKRYGVTHLVRGLRNATDLEYESSFDFYNRQLAPDLETIYLIAKPELKFVSSSQVRELLYFKQDIGPYVPEIVSEEIRKNEEK
- a CDS encoding SepM family pheromone-processing serine protease gives rise to the protein MKKNRKLTLIASIVLGTLLIWFAVFVRLPYYLESPGGAADIRQVLTVNNQIDQEDGSYNFTYVSVQQATALQLFAAQFDPYTTVRSSEEMTGGADNEEYFRIAQFYMETSQNMAKYQGLTLAGKEVNLDFFGVYVLALADDSTFKKVLNIADTVVSINGKTFESSPDLIKYVSGLELGSDVTVGYISAGQEKSADGKIIKLSNGKNGIGITLVDHTEVQSSIPIDFQTGDIGGPSAGLMFTLAIYTQLAEPDLRDGRIIAGTGTIEQDGKVGDIGGADKKVISAAKSGASIFFVPNNPVDVEVLKEDPKAKTNYEEAKEAAEKAGLDIEVVPVKTVQEAIDYLKKTKGE